In Gracilinanus agilis isolate LMUSP501 chromosome 1, AgileGrace, whole genome shotgun sequence, the sequence attcatttaacagatgaggaaacaagttcaGAAAGGTTATAACTTATATACAAGTCCTAAGGAGATATGGATTCCAGACTCTCCCCTATCACTAACTAGCTCTGAGAGTTTGGAAAACTCATCGACTTCTCTGAGCCTTATTTGATTTAAAACAGAGGAAAACTACAAATGATTTACTTGgcaaattgaaaagaaattgtGCTCAAGTAACATAAGATATTATTATTGTGTCATAAAGTCAATCATCTagtatttagtaagcacctaccatgtgctagaGGCTGTGCTTTAAGctttaaacaatttaaattagatgggaatacaaagaaatatgttGATTTATGGGATGTATAGTAATGTACactgaagaaaaaattagaaCCAATATGTCATTAATTCCCAAAGGTTCAAACATCATCTCTCTGCAAGTGACTTTCAAATCTCTCTGCCTAGTCCCATGTCTAGAATGCACTCCCCTGTCTTATTATAGATTCCAAATATCCTTCGAAGTTCAGGTCTGGTGTCAGGTCCTATGCAAAGCCTCTCTTTTGCACTATCCCCTTAAAACTTCTCTCTGACTCCCCTTTAATGTTGGCAAAATctgaaatagagacagaaaagaaactgGTGGGGGACAAAGTGTAAATAGTTATCCTGTTGGTATATCCCTTTTCTGGGTCAAAATGTAAATGGTTTTAAGTGGAGTTTTATTCCTTATTTCCTATTTGTTgaaatttgtaatttaaaaaaccttCAAAAATCCATGAAATCATGAAAGCTGGTACTCCCTCTATCCATGGGGATCCCAATTCTTCTCTACCTTATAACTGATGGTTTTCATGAGTTGTTTCATGAGCTGTTCTTaggaatgaccaaaaaaaaagtaattccatGACCAACTCTCTGTTGATAAATTGCTCTCCAATTAAAGAGAGCTGGCCTTCCTGGGAGACATAAAGTCCACTTGAAGGCCAACATGCAAAGCCTTTCTGGCTTCAGAGGACCTGCCCAAATGAGACCTCCATGCTATGGAGAAGTATCAGAAGTCAATTACCAGAGGAATACATTTAAAAGCTATATTAAAATGTACTTTTCTGCATCttagttttcatttctataaaaaaGAGGAACATGTACCTCAGAGGACTATTTTGAGCACCAAATAAGAGAATATATGTGAAAGTTCTTCCAAAAGTTTAAAAGTgctagagaaagagaaggcacaATGTTACAGCTATGCTTACTAGGCTTAGGGAAGAGCAAACCATTTGGGAGGGCAAGGAAGGAGGATAAACAGTGGTGACTAGAGAGTGAACAGAAGATGGCAACTGAAAGAAAGTCATAAGGTTGTTGGATAATTTAGGTGATGACACTGTTGCTGTTGATGAtgatggggtgggatgggggagagaTAGAACTGGACCAGATTGGGGTAAAGGATTGGCCATAGGGGAGGGGGATAGAGGAAAGGGTGGTAACAAGGATCTACTACTGAATTCTAGCCTGGGAAACCACTGTTTTGGGGGTGTGAGGATGTTAAATTGGAGATAGTGGACAAGAGGAAGATACTAAGTCAGAGGTGATTTTAAGAACCCTCCCATCCCAAATCACAATTAGAAATGTCTTAGAGATGAAAATTTGGACCCGGGagccattttgttttgttttgttttgtcttattaaaataaatccttactaagcattgattctaaggctgaagagtggtaaatgctaggcaattggggttaagtgacttgccagggtttcacagctaggaagtgtctgaattcagatttgaacccaggacctcccatctctagtcctggctctctatctactgagccacctagctgctcctccccacccccacccccggggGTCATTTTGAAAAGGCAATAGTGGTAAGCAGTTTGTCTAGTTCATTTCTTACCTAACCCTTTAGGATATCTGATCTGACTTTCAAAACCCATGTCCAAATTTTCCCCTCAAAGAGAGGATGGATGCATTCCACCTTAATGACTCCTACCTAACCAACTCCTTACATCCTTTTATGACTGACTCACACCCAGTTTGCATGGTAGGTCATATGTCATATAAGACCTATCTTTCACTAAAATCACTATTTAGAAAGTATATGTAAGTATCTAGAAACTGTTTGGGTAGTGTCAGGGGAAAAACAATGTACTAGAAGTTGAGATATCAGAGTTCTAGTTCCATATCTAATCCTGGCTGGATGAGGACTACCCCATCCCCACCCTGATAGAGGCGAACCAGACCACAGCACTACCCCAACCATCAGGACCAATGCTCCCTCCCCAGCAGTGCCTCGCACATAGGAagccttaaaaaatgttttccattccGTTCCATATATGCCTCAGACCCACTGTGGGAACCCTGGGAGACTCACTTTTCTTCTGCTTCTAGTGCTGGCTGAGTTAGAGTTAGCCTTAAACCAAGATCTCCCCTCAGAAGCCAGCCTTACCAACCATGGGTCTACTCCACCTAGCCagtgagaaaatagaaagaagtcTTGTTTAGCCCCACGTTGGAGCGAGACTTTAATGTGTGGATTCCAATCAGATGAACAAGTTTGTAACAGAAGCCAAAGTGGAGTCAGAACCCCCTACCCAAGCCAAAGGTTCATGTGCAAAGTCCTGGGGTGGGAGTGAAGGGAGAAATCAATTCCCAATCTACAAGCTACAACTCCCACCTTGGCCTAAGACAAGAGAGACAACAGAAATGATGAAGGCCAGACCCAAtgtcccctcctcccttctgccCCCTCCCTACCCTGATTAAAATggagtaggccaaaaaaaaaaaaaaaaaaaaatggacgtTCAGGAGGGCTATCTGTTGGAAACAGTCTTTAAGTGCACTCCTCAGCTGAGCCAAGTTCAATAGTTATCTGCCTGGGCCTGTGACAAGTATTGGTCATACCGGTCCTCACATTGGCTCACGGCCATCAAGAAGTAGTCAGGGTTGGCAATGGCCTGAAGGAGATCATTCTGCACTAGGCAGATGCCATAGAGTTCCGAGGTAGGGACTGTGCGGTACTCTCTTCCTTCTTGGCCCATAAATACCTGTAGACAAGAGCATATACACAGAGAGCTCATAAGGATAGAATATGCTGGGGTCTGTATCAAGTTGGGAAGGGATCTTTATCCAGCAATATATTGCACAAAATCACCATCCATTCTCCAGCCCCAAGGAAAGACTCCAATCCTCAGTTCCTCAAATAGTGACCAAATGCTGGGGAACATTTGAAAAGCTGCCAACTTTTGGTTGGCCCAAACTGTAGGACTGGTGTCTTATTGTGTTAATTCCATTACATAAGAtaattgatttagagctggaagggacattagaggccaacaaatccaattccctcatttgacagatgaggaaattgaggctgagaggtccatcagttacctttttttttttttttttttttttaaacccttgtacttcggtgtattgtctcataggtggaagagtggtaagggtgggcaatgggggtcaagtgacttgcccagggtcacacagctgggaagtggctgaggccaggtttgaacctaggacctctcgtctctaggcctgactctcactccactgagctattcagctgccccATCagttacctttttttaaaaaaaactcttatcttctgtcttaaaattaatactgggggggggggggtagggggggagaaggaaagcTAAATGATTCAGTGTATAGAGCACCAAGACAgaagttgggaggtcctgagttgaaatctggtctcagatacttcccagctgtgtgacctgggcaagtcacttaaccccaattgcctgtccttaccacttttcagtcttcctgattctaagataaggtaagggttaaaaaaaaaaaagtgaaagctagttgaattaattaaattgacTTGATTCAGGTTCACATAGCCAAGtgtgaaacaggatttgaactcagttcttcctgaattCATGCCCAGCAGTGTATCTGTGATCACTAtgccacttcctagctctgtagaTTAGaaaccctctcctcttccttcccatgCTCCAACTTATTTGTACCTGGGGATGGATGATGCTCTCTTCATCCTGGAGCCGAATATTATCATCAAAACAGATGTGCTGGACTTCAGGGTCATGGGGATCCACCCATAGTGGCTTACCACCCTGACTGGAAAAACTGTTTTGGTTCCAcctggaaaggagagggaaatgggGGATGTTGTTGGGGGAGGTCACCATGGAGCCCAAAACTTCCTGAGACAAAGTTTCTAGAAAATATTCCAAAACTTCAGACTAAGATGGTTTTATGGCAGTGATAGGTCAGCTACTTTGGTGGGTCAACTTGGGTTCACCCAGGTCCATTCCAGAGGTACTTTAGTTGCAGGTCACATAATGAGCTGTTGTTTCACTGCTTGGCCTACCTGACATGAGACCTGCTGGTATCACCTCAGGCAGCTaactcaataaataattattaagcgACTACTGTGCACCAAGTATCCAGGGAAGTCTTTGTCCATAGTATCTAAACTATATTCTGGAGGAGGGGATGGATGTCCACCTAGGAACCCTATGGAGAAATTGGATTATAAGCTACTTTCTTCAGTCCTAGGTCACTCCCTGACCCAGTTAGAGATGGCAGCTCAGAGGGTGACAGGCAAGAATAGCCCAAAATACCAGAGTTTGAGACTGGGATCTGACACTTAGTGGTTCTGttaccctaaacaagtcacttctctttgaGTCTATTTTTTCACCTGCAAAATGGCAAGAATAATGagtatttagggggcagctgggtggctcagtagattgagagccaggcctagagatgagaagtcctgggttcaaatttggactcaggcacttcctagctgtgtgaccctgagcaagtcacttatcccccattgcctagctcttaccactcttctgccttggaaccaatacatagtattgattctaagacagaaggtaagggtttaaaaaaaaaaagaataatgaatgtttGTACTGCCTATCTcttagggctgttgtgaggaatgTGCTTTGTAAACATAGTGGTAAACAATGATAAataattcctctggattgttatTATTACCAGACAAAGTGGTCCTGAAAGCCCCCCAGGCCTTCCATGGCACtgaagtagttatagatgcctcTTGCATCTGGACAGTTGGACACAGATTCTTTCCCTCGACTGACCGTCACCTTTTTTGAAGTACAGCGGATCTTTCCAGGTCGAAGGTCCACAGGGAACTGCAGGGACAGAAAAGGGCTGAGGCCAATATGTTTTCTCCAGTATTATCTACCTCCCCTGAGTTCCACCCAGTTCTAAGAGGGAGCACCAGCTGCTTTTGCCCTCTCCTGAGGAATGTCCTACTCTGGTTCCCCTAAGAACATCTCTCACCACCACTTCTTTCAGAGCTGAGAATTGTGGGTGTTGGCCTTGAAGGGCAATGTGTGTGGTCTCAAGTAGTGAGGTCAAGTCTTTGCCAAAGGTGCGGAAAATGATAGCAAAGCGGCGGCCCTGCTTATAAAGACCAGCCAGTAGTTTGAAAAAGGCTGGCAGCACACGGTGGTAATGACGGCCATCCTCCCCTGGGACAGAAAAAATTGCATTGGGCTGGCCAGGCCACTCCAAAAGCTGCAGGTAGTTGGAGAAGAGTGTCTGGAAGGGGTGGCCCAGGGTACTTGCTGCAAATGTGGTATCCCGGCCAAAATTTGAGGAGAAGCTGCTGGCACCAGGGGTAGGGGGTAGCAGTGAAGGAGATTCACTCAACCACTGCCACTCAcctgaaagagaaagtgaaatcCATAGTTAAGGTGGGTTGGtagttgaggagggagagatggaaaagcAGCAAGAGAGGATATCTCCATCACCCTCTCAGACAGGGAACTCAATAGTGGCCAATTATCCCAAACCCAGTGATCAGATCTGAGTCACTAGTCAGGAAAAGTGTGTTCCTAGATTCATGTTTCAGATATAAAGGACCTCAGATTCTctattccaactccctcatttttcagactgggaaactaaggcccaaagagggAACTTTTTCCCCCTGcatggacttgtgatttcatccacATAGGGAATTTTTGGCAAGGAAACTCCATTTACCAATGTAGACCTGGAATTATTTTGCAAAGTCAGAAAGTTGCATAGGACATTAAAAGTTTATGTGGGGCacaattaggtggttcagtggatagagagtcaggcctacagaggggaggtcctgggttcaaatctagcctcagaactttcctggctatatgactttggccaagtcacttacctcccattgcctagccctaactgttctgccttggaaccaatacatagtattgcttctaggatagaaggtaagggttcaaaaaaagaaaaaagtttatgtGATTTCTCCAGGGCCATTTGCTTTAAGAGGAGACTAATATTTCTATGTTACTTTATAATAAGTTTACATTTCTATAGCTCTTTTTTAAGGTTTGTaacatgctttacaaatatcttatttgatcctcacaaccaccctgggaggtagatgctataattatgctcattttatagatgaagaaactgaggcagacagaagtaaaatgacttgctcagggtcaaagagctagagaatgtctgagactggatttgaatttgggtcttcctgactcaaggcccactgctctatccactgtaccatcagTTACTTTTATGGCTTATATCTCTCCAGCAACATAAGTAATGCAGTTTATTACCCTCTTTCAGATAGAGACGATAAACTGAGGTTCACAAAAGTggtgatctgcccaaggtcacatggcttgtaattgaaggaattaaacaAGTAAAATGGGAAAAGGGCCAAATACTGAATAAGacaacctaggttcaaatatcatctctatcATTTATgacttgtatgactttgggcaagtcacctcatctCTTTAACCATAAGTTTCCTCCTATATGGTTGGTCAAGATGACTTTCCAAAGTATCTACTAccaataaatctatgatcctatgaacctcAACTCTCCAGATCCCAAAATAATTGCTCTGAGTAACACTATagcaacttgtccaaggccacaggAAGCAGGAAAGGGTCCTGAACTAGAACCCAGACATCCTGACTCTCAGACCATGACTCTTTCACTTGTACCCATAAACTTTCTATAGGCTCTGCCTTGCTCCAAGGGAATGGAAAGAGTATCTCTAAGGAAACCAGAGGAGGGATTAGTTAGGATACTTTAGATTTACACTTATCAGGGAACTCAGGTCCTTTCCCAACAATAATAAAGTGGTACTAAAAgctttacaaaatactttccttacCAAAATCCTGTGTTAAAAACCCCATTTTTGCAGAAAAAGAACCTAAGGATCAGAGGAGTTCAGTGATTTCTAACTAAGAGACACAATTAAGTTTCCAATCAGGATTTCAACCAGGCTTTGGGTCCAACAATCCTTCCATATCACCCCAGTGCCTCTTGGTCCTTCTTATAGCTACTGAAGATTCACTCCTTCACCCTCTGGATTACCTAAAAGCCCAAAGACCCACCTAAGACACAAATGAAGCTGGTCAACAGGCACACAAGGCTGCATGCCAGCTGGCAGCACTGTCATGGTCCTGGAATGCTTCTTACCAGACTGGTCGAACTGCCCCCAACACACAGTGCTCAGGTAAGAGTTGAGGGCAGCCACAGGGCCCTGAGCTGTGGCACTATCAGACACTAAGATGGTGTTGTTTATGTCCATATGAAGGATGAGTTTCTTGGTTCTTATGATGAGAGGATATTCAGGGGAGTctgaggagtcttcctgactcttggctccCAGGACAATGGGACTTCCACCAGATTGGGAACACAGAGGCTTCCTGGGCTCCTCATAGTCTGAGCAGCCCGAGGGTGAAGGAATCCTCTTCGAGGCCACGACCGCCTCTCtatttccatctttctctgtGCCTGCCTCCATGACAGATCGGAAGGGCCTGCTCAGATGGTCTGGGCTTGCCGGCCTGCCGGCAGCAGACTCCTCCTTGCTCATGCACTGCAGATTGGGGCAGGAGCTGAGAGGCAAGGAGGAAGCTTGTAAAAATGCTGATTAGGAAGGGATGGGGAGTTGAGGAAGGGAAGTGGTTTCGGGTGCTGAGGAGAAGCGTTaatgaaggagaaggggcaagagGCTGCAGTCTCAGCAGCTGGGAAGAAAAGGGTTAATGGAGGAGGGGACCCTGAGAGTCAGGGAGCTAGCTTTCAGTGCTTAGGAAGAGGGGCTCAGTGGGCAGGGGGCAGTGGGACAGGGGACCAGGGAGCTGTGAACAGAGATAGGGAGGAGCcagaagagagacacagaaagactgAGGGAGGGGTTGCTGGGACCTGAGGGTCGGAGGTCAAGGATCAGAGGTCCGTGACATCGCAGGAAGAGGAGGGCCAAACGCCGGCTTCAAGGACCTGGGGCAGGGGGCAAGGCAGCGCTGGGTCGTGGCTCTCCGGGAAGGGGCAGTGAGTGGCTGTCTCCGTCATCCAGCCACCTCTTTGCTTTAGCTGGGCTATCCCGGCTCTAGATTACCGGCTGCAGGTTGCCGGCACCACAGACACAGGAACTGGCCTCCAGACCTGAGCTAGAGCGTCTCCATCCCGCCCCCGGCCTCGTAGCGCCCCCTGGTGACTGCGTCGGCTCTGCTCCTCCCCGCCCGACTGAGGGCGGGGCGAGAACCCCAGCTTGACTCCTCCCTCTTCTGCACCTCCCCCGAAGGAAGCCTTTTTGTCCCCCAGGGAGGTGCCGTGTGGTTCCCAGCAGTCCCCAGAAGCCCTTCCCATTTGGACCCCGCCCCCAGATCCTTGGGACCCTAACCCCAGCCCAGCCCTAACTCACCCTGTCCTTATCCACTGCTGACCCTTGAGACCCTAACACCAACCCAGCTCTAACTCACCCTTTTCTTATCCATAGGCCCTTGGGTCTCTATCTGGACCACTGACCTTGGAGTCTTTAACGTTTGTCCTGGGATAAAATCCTCTCTCTGCTATTCGTGAAGTGTGTGATTTAAACTACTTAACTCTGCACCTCAATTCCAGCAAGTGTAAAATCTCAAGGTTGTACCAGATGACCACTAAAGTCTCTTtttactctaaatctatgatcttaaa encodes:
- the LOC123230788 gene encoding uncharacterized protein LOC123230788, yielding MEAGTEKDGNREAVVASKRIPSPSGCSDYEEPRKPLCSQSGGSPIVLGAKSQEDSSDSPEYPLIIRTKKLILHMDINNTILVSDSATAQGPVAALNSYLSTVCWGQFDQSGEWQWLSESPSLLPPTPGASSFSSNFGRDTTFAASTLGHPFQTLFSNYLQLLEWPGQPNAIFSVPGEDGRHYHRVLPAFFKLLAGLYKQGRRFAIIFRTFGKDLTSLLETTHIALQGQHPQFSALKEVVFPVDLRPGKIRCTSKKVTVSRGKESVSNCPDARGIYNYFSAMEGLGGFQDHFVWWNQNSFSSQGGKPLWVDPHDPEVQHICFDDNIRLQDEESIIHPQVFMGQEGREYRTVPTSELYGICLVQNDLLQAIANPDYFLMAVSQCEDRYDQYLSQAQADNY